The DNA segment GCCTGCCCTCGCCCACCGCGGACCGCGCGGCACGGCCGTTGCCCGCGCTCGCTGGGTCCACGCGCCCGCTTCGTCGTTCGCCTCCGGCAGGTGTCGCGACACCTGCCGGCTCGGTCCCGCAGGCACCGCGACCCCTACCTGCGACTCGCTTCTCAGCTCCTGCGCTCATCGCGCGACGCCCACCGGAGGGTGACGCGGCGTCTCGGAGCCGTCGCCGGTCCACAGTCCGGCGTCCCTGCCCTGCCAGTAGTTGACCCACGAGCTGCGTCCGGCCTGACGCTGGTCGACGGGTCGCTGCAACAGGGTGAGGTCGTCCTCCCTGCCCTCGCGCTCCGCGCGTTCGTACGCGATCAGCCAGACGCAACGCACGCCGGGATAGACCTCGCAGTCACCGTTCGCCGCGACACCGCCGCACGGGCCGTTGCGCAACTGCTTCGGGCAGCTCATCGGGCAGGCGTATCCGGTCGCGGGCAGCGCGCACTGCCCGCACATGCGGCAGCCGAACGCCTTGCCCTTGACCCCGCGCTCTGCCGCGGTGAACGCGCCGTACGCGATCGGGTGCCGCTCGAGCCAGGAGGCGAGCCTGCGGTAGAACCCGTTCGGCTCGAGGAGCCGGTGCAGGCGGTACATCGACCGTGCGGAGAACGACGGCCGCTTCGGCATGGGCCACCGTGAGTCCTGCCGTGGACGCGTGCGTGGCGTGGTCATGGCGGCGCGTGACGTCAGACCGTGGCCTGCATCCGCGCACTCGCCGGTTCCGCGTCGCCTGTCACGCCCGGCGGGCGACCTGTCCTGCCGGCGCCGGTGCCGCGGAGCATCGCGATCGTCTCGCGGAGCTGCTGCATCTCCTCGAGCAGCGAGTCAACGACCTCACGGCTCACGCCCACGCCCTGCGTCTGCGGCAGGTTCAACGGTTCGGTGCAATGAGGACAACGCTGTCGCTCGCTCATGACATCGCTCCTGGCGGTCGAGGTGCCGCCATCATCGCCCGCGGCCATGCGCCGGGACAGCCTGCTCTCGGCACAAAATCGCGATCCCCCCACTTGTGCCCGCGACACAACGACGCTCACGGACGGCCGAACAGGTGCACCGCGCTGACGACGTTGTCCTCGCCATGCCAGCCGCCCGCGTTGTGCGTCAGCGCGACCCGCGGAGCCGGCACCTGCCGGCGTCCCGCGGTGCCTCGCAGCTGCATCACGGCCTCCACGACCTGTCCGAGCCCGGTGGCGCCGATCGGGTGCCCGCGCGCGAGCAGCCCCCCGCCCGTGTTGACCGGTACGCGCCCGCCCAGGCAGGTGGTGCCGTCGCGGATCAGCGCCGGCCCGTCTCCCTGCTTGGCCAGGCCGAGCTGCTCGTAGATCAGCAGCTCGGCCGACGCCGCGGCGTCGTGCACCTCGAGGCAGTCGAGGTCCTCCGGTCCGAGACCCGCCATGTCGTACGCGGCGGCGCCGGCGAGTGCGGTGACCCGCTCGTGCCCGTCGACCGGCGCGGTGCGGACGACGGACGCCAGCACCGGCACCGCGCGCGAACGCACGCGCCGGTCGGGGCCGACGAGCACCACGGCCGCCGCGCCGTCGGAGATCGGCGAGCACATCGGGAGGGTGAACGGCCACACGATCTCGCGCGCCGAGAGCACGTCCTCGACGGAGATCTCCGCGCCGTACTGCGACGCCGGGTTCAGCATCCCGTGACGCTGGTTCTTCACCACGACGCGCGCGAGGTCCTCCCGCGT comes from the Streptosporangiales bacterium genome and includes:
- a CDS encoding methylenetetrahydrofolate reductase, whose product is MTTPRTRPRQDSRWPMPKRPSFSARSMYRLHRLLEPNGFYRRLASWLERHPIAYGAFTAAERGVKGKAFGCRMCGQCALPATGYACPMSCPKQLRNGPCGGVAANGDCEVYPGVRCVWLIAYERAEREGREDDLTLLQRPVDQRQAGRSSWVNYWQGRDAGLWTGDGSETPRHPPVGVAR
- a CDS encoding thiolase family protein, producing MRQVYVAGAAMTRFAKQPERSTKDLVREAVGGALADAGCAAADVQACHFGNAVSASITGQEMLLGQFALRPLGLGEIAVFNVENACASASTALHLAWQAVAAGVYDVVLAVGAEKMTHDDKARSFAAIGGSVDVDDVPADLPADRSFLMDLYAQASLRYMAESGATREDLARVVVKNQRHGMLNPASQYGAEISVEDVLSAREIVWPFTLPMCSPISDGAAAVVLVGPDRRVRSRAVPVLASVVRTAPVDGHERVTALAGAAAYDMAGLGPEDLDCLEVHDAAASAELLIYEQLGLAKQGDGPALIRDGTTCLGGRVPVNTGGGLLARGHPIGATGLGQVVEAVMQLRGTAGRRQVPAPRVALTHNAGGWHGEDNVVSAVHLFGRP